In one Bartonella grahamii subsp. shimonis genomic region, the following are encoded:
- a CDS encoding ribonuclease J: MVAANKNEFVFLPLGGVGEIGMNLAAYGFGPKNLREWLLVDMGISFAGSELPGVDLVLPDIRFLESEKHNIRGLVLTHAHEDHYGAVLDLWPKLQVPIYCTPFTAGLLETKKQLDFESQKFLLNIFQAGDCFQVGSFSVEAIAVNHSIPESVSLAITTSLGTVIHTGDWKIDHTPSLGAVTDEKRFRALGKKGVLALLCDSTNACHDGISSSEQQVQASLSEIISKAEGRVVIATFSSNIGRIRSIALAAEAAGRKVLVIGRSLKQSIMVAQELGYMNGLAPFVTEDDYGYISRKDLVLIVTGSQGEPCAALAKLSRDGMRNITLSAGDTVIYSSRSIPGNEKAIIEVQNRFIDLGIEIITNEDALVHVSGHPRRSELLQMYDWIKPQILVPVHGEAMHLKAQATLARQAGIKTVKDIRNGHMLRLAPEPVEVVDQVPVVRIYKDGCLIGDEDELGIRERRKLSYAGHVTISLHINSKHELLGDIGLTTFGLPESNGKGESLKDILLDIVEKTVYNIPRMKQKNNELIREATRRAVRAAVHEIWQKKPICTVFLHRSK; this comes from the coding sequence ATGGTTGCAGCTAATAAGAATGAATTTGTTTTTTTACCTCTGGGAGGTGTAGGTGAAATAGGGATGAATTTAGCTGCTTACGGATTTGGTCCCAAAAATCTTCGTGAATGGCTGCTGGTTGATATGGGGATTAGTTTTGCTGGTTCTGAATTACCAGGAGTCGATCTTGTTTTGCCTGATATTCGTTTTTTAGAAAGTGAAAAACATAATATACGGGGTCTTGTTTTAACACATGCACACGAAGATCATTATGGAGCCGTTCTTGATTTATGGCCAAAGTTACAAGTTCCAATTTACTGTACGCCTTTTACGGCAGGATTATTGGAAACTAAAAAACAATTAGATTTTGAATCTCAAAAATTTTTACTCAATATTTTTCAAGCTGGTGATTGTTTTCAGGTAGGTTCCTTTTCTGTAGAGGCTATAGCTGTTAACCATTCAATACCGGAATCTGTATCTTTAGCAATTACAACCTCTTTGGGGACTGTGATTCATACTGGTGATTGGAAAATTGATCATACTCCTTCACTTGGGGCTGTAACGGATGAAAAAAGATTTCGTGCTTTAGGCAAAAAAGGTGTTTTAGCATTACTTTGTGATTCCACAAATGCGTGTCACGATGGTATATCTTCATCAGAGCAGCAAGTTCAAGCCAGTCTTTCTGAGATTATTTCCAAAGCTGAAGGGCGTGTTGTAATAGCAACTTTTTCTTCTAATATTGGTCGGATACGTTCTATTGCTCTTGCAGCTGAAGCTGCTGGACGTAAGGTGCTTGTCATTGGGCGTTCCCTTAAGCAAAGTATTATGGTTGCACAAGAGCTTGGTTATATGAATGGTTTAGCGCCATTTGTAACGGAAGATGATTATGGTTACATCTCGCGAAAAGATCTTGTTTTAATTGTCACAGGGAGCCAAGGTGAGCCATGTGCTGCTTTGGCTAAACTGTCACGTGATGGAATGAGAAATATTACACTTTCCGCTGGTGATACCGTTATTTATTCATCACGAAGTATTCCAGGAAACGAAAAAGCGATTATAGAGGTACAAAATCGTTTCATTGATTTGGGTATTGAAATTATTACGAATGAAGATGCACTTGTTCATGTTTCAGGTCATCCCCGTCGTTCAGAACTTTTACAGATGTATGATTGGATAAAGCCACAGATACTTGTTCCTGTACATGGGGAAGCAATGCATCTTAAGGCTCAGGCAACTTTAGCACGTCAAGCGGGTATTAAAACTGTTAAGGATATCAGAAATGGACATATGTTACGTCTTGCACCAGAACCTGTAGAAGTTGTTGATCAAGTTCCTGTTGTCCGCATCTATAAGGATGGTTGCCTAATTGGAGATGAAGATGAATTAGGGATTCGTGAACGCCGCAAACTAAGTTATGCTGGTCATGTTACTATTTCTCTCCATATAAATAGTAAGCATGAATTATTAGGGGATATAGGTCTAACAACATTCGGGTTACCTGAAAGTAATGGAAAGGGAGAAAGCTTAAAAGATATTCTTTTAGATATTGTAGAAAAAACAGTCTATAATATCCCACGCATGAAACAGAAAAATAATGAACTTATTCGAGAGGCAACGCGACGTGCAGTGAGAGCGGCTGTTCATGAAATTTGGCAAAAAAAACCTATCTGTACAGTTTTTTTACATCGGTCCAAATAA
- a CDS encoding NADH-quinone oxidoreductase subunit M: MTDWPILSTVTFLPLIGVLLILFIKDDSEVARHNIRNVAFFTTLFVFIISLIIWMGFDSNNPNFQMVEKSSWLGGGISYHMGVDGISILFVVLSAFLLPFCILASWENVKERLKAYMIAFLLLEVAIIGVFCALDAMLFYVFFEGSLIPMFIIIGVWGGARRVYASIKFFLYTLLGSVLMLVALMAMYWEAGTLDIPTLLNYQFPAHMQIWLWLAFFASFAVKMPMWPVHTWLPDAHVEAPTAGSVILAGVLLKLGGYGFLRFSLPMFPIASADFAPLIFILSLIAIIYTSLVALVQSDIKKLIAYSSIAHMGYVTMGIFAANEQGIQGAIYQMLSHGIVSAALFLCVGVIYDRLHTREISAFGGLVNNMPKYAVVFLIFTMANVGLPGSSGFLGEFLTLIGVFQVNKLVVLLATTGVILSAAYALYLYRRVIFGSLDKENLKVLIDLSLREKLILYPMVILTIFFGIYPTPILKATAFSVETLINKLH; encoded by the coding sequence ATGACCGATTGGCCTATTCTTTCTACGGTTACATTTTTGCCGCTTATTGGTGTGCTTCTGATTTTGTTTATCAAAGATGATAGTGAAGTAGCACGTCATAATATACGTAATGTTGCATTTTTTACGACTCTATTTGTTTTTATTATTTCTTTAATTATTTGGATGGGATTTGATTCTAACAACCCAAATTTTCAAATGGTTGAAAAGTCCAGTTGGTTAGGGGGTGGCATTAGCTATCATATGGGGGTTGATGGTATTTCTATTCTTTTTGTTGTTCTCTCGGCTTTCCTTTTGCCTTTCTGTATTTTAGCAAGTTGGGAGAATGTTAAAGAGAGATTAAAGGCTTATATGATTGCGTTTCTTCTTTTAGAAGTTGCTATTATTGGCGTTTTTTGTGCTCTTGATGCAATGTTATTCTATGTTTTTTTTGAAGGCAGTCTCATTCCAATGTTTATCATTATAGGTGTATGGGGTGGAGCACGTCGTGTTTATGCAAGTATAAAGTTTTTCTTATATACTTTACTTGGTTCAGTGCTTATGCTTGTTGCTCTTATGGCTATGTATTGGGAGGCTGGAACACTTGATATACCAACTTTACTCAATTATCAGTTTCCTGCTCATATGCAAATATGGTTATGGCTTGCATTTTTTGCTTCTTTCGCAGTTAAAATGCCTATGTGGCCAGTTCATACATGGCTCCCCGATGCTCACGTAGAAGCACCGACAGCGGGTTCCGTTATTTTAGCTGGTGTCTTACTCAAATTAGGTGGGTACGGTTTTCTTCGTTTTTCTTTGCCTATGTTTCCTATCGCTTCAGCTGATTTTGCACCTTTGATTTTCATATTATCGCTTATCGCTATTATTTATACGTCGTTGGTCGCACTTGTTCAAAGTGACATCAAAAAACTTATTGCTTATTCTTCAATAGCACATATGGGGTATGTGACAATGGGCATTTTTGCTGCGAATGAACAAGGGATACAAGGGGCTATTTATCAGATGCTGTCCCATGGAATTGTTTCAGCAGCGTTGTTTCTTTGTGTTGGGGTTATCTATGATCGCTTGCATACACGTGAAATTTCAGCGTTTGGTGGTTTAGTGAATAATATGCCTAAATATGCTGTTGTTTTCTTAATTTTCACTATGGCAAATGTTGGTTTGCCTGGAAGCTCAGGATTTTTGGGTGAATTTTTAACCTTAATAGGTGTTTTTCAAGTAAATAAATTGGTTGTTCTTTTAGCAACAACAGGCGTTATTTTATCGGCAGCCTATGCCCTTTATCTTTATCGGCGTGTGATTTTTGGTTCCTTGGATAAAGAGAATTTAAAAGTATTAATAGATCTTTCTTTAAGAGAAAAACTTATCCTTTATCCAATGGTTATTCTTACAATATTCTTTGGTATCTATCCAACGCCTATTCTTAAAGCAACGGCGTTTTCCGTAGAAACCCTCATCAATAAACTGCACTAG
- a CDS encoding biotin--[acetyl-CoA-carboxylase] ligase encodes MNMVYILSDFAQKQGYTVESYETVDSTNLIAQRKAQAGHKGYLWVVAQEQSQGRARRGRTWSSPKGNLYSSLLLIDGIVHQTAAQLGFVAGVSVVETVKQFIKDEKQTNDIVSLKWPNDILLGGAKSSGVLLEIFKLPSQQYALVIGIGINVKYNYEDAPYPTSSLKNIGLHVETEQLFTVLTECFSKNYLLWKQSGGCDIIREKWLLYSAHLGQHVKIINDEKVIEGIFGGLDNDFNCIIKQKNGQQAIITAGDVHFGLAASVNAGRY; translated from the coding sequence ATGAATATGGTTTATATCTTATCAGATTTTGCACAAAAACAAGGATACACTGTTGAATCGTACGAAACTGTTGATTCAACAAATCTTATTGCACAACGAAAAGCGCAAGCTGGTCATAAAGGTTATCTATGGGTTGTTGCACAAGAACAGTCACAGGGAAGAGCAAGAAGAGGTAGGACATGGTCTAGTCCGAAAGGAAACCTTTATTCTAGTCTTTTGTTAATTGATGGTATTGTTCATCAAACTGCTGCTCAGCTTGGTTTTGTTGCTGGAGTAAGTGTGGTAGAAACAGTAAAACAATTTATAAAAGATGAAAAGCAAACGAACGATATCGTTAGCTTAAAATGGCCAAATGATATTTTGCTAGGAGGGGCTAAAAGTTCTGGAGTTTTACTTGAGATTTTTAAATTGCCATCACAACAGTATGCATTGGTTATTGGTATTGGAATAAATGTGAAATATAATTATGAAGATGCACCATATCCCACTTCAAGTTTAAAGAATATTGGTTTGCATGTTGAAACAGAACAATTATTTACGGTTTTAACTGAATGTTTTTCTAAAAATTATCTCCTTTGGAAACAGTCAGGAGGATGCGATATAATCCGCGAAAAATGGCTTTTATACTCTGCTCACCTTGGGCAGCATGTCAAAATAATCAATGATGAAAAAGTCATCGAAGGTATTTTTGGTGGTCTTGATAATGATTTTAACTGCATCATAAAACAAAAAAATGGTCAGCAAGCAATTATAACAGCTGGAGATGTTCATTTTGGTTTGGCTGCTTCTGTTAATGCAGGTCGTTATTAA
- the nuoL gene encoding NADH-quinone oxidoreductase subunit L encodes MYYTIVFLPLLGFLIAALGGKTVGDRASELITCSFMVVVAILSWIAFFDLALGHIPAIDVLVLHWVTVGDLSFNWALHVDTLTAVMLVVVNSVSALVHIYSIGYMHHDPSRSRFFSYLSLFTFMMLMLVTSNNLIQMFFGWEGVGLASYLLIGFWFQRDSANKAAMKAFVVNRVGDFGFLLGIFSIFVLFQSVDFASIFAKAANNSLIQNMTFLGWQFDGQTAITITCLLLFIGAMGKSAQFLLHTWLPDAMEGPTPVSALIHAATMVTAGVFMVARMSPIFELSSTALTVIIIVGATTAFFAATVGLVQNDIKRVIAYSTCSQLGYMFVALGVGAYGAAVFHLFTHAFFKALLFLGAGSVIHAVSDEQDMRKMGGLRKHIKVTYWMMMVGTIALTGVGIPGTLFGSAGFFSKDAIIESAFASHNIASGYAFYLLVFAALLTSFYSWRLIFMTFHGKPRATVDVMHHVHESPPVMLIPLFLLSIGAIFSGVVFQPYFFGDLYDVFWKGALFTSSHNHILHEVHHVFDWVKWSPFIAMVLGFILAYLFYVSIPSLPKKMVRIMPGVYNFLYQKWYFDQLYNFLFVRPTFRIGSFLWKVGDGKIIDGLGPNGIAARVVDITNRVVRMQTGYLYHYAFAMLIGIVLLITWMMIGGVN; translated from the coding sequence ATGTATTATACGATTGTCTTTCTTCCGCTTTTGGGTTTTTTAATTGCGGCACTAGGTGGAAAAACAGTAGGAGATCGTGCGAGTGAATTGATAACATGTAGCTTTATGGTTGTTGTTGCTATATTATCGTGGATAGCATTTTTCGATCTTGCACTTGGTCATATTCCAGCGATTGATGTATTGGTATTACATTGGGTTACTGTTGGTGACTTAAGCTTTAATTGGGCTTTACATGTTGATACATTAACAGCTGTCATGCTTGTTGTTGTAAATAGTGTTTCGGCATTAGTGCATATTTATTCAATTGGCTATATGCACCATGACCCTTCAAGGTCCCGTTTTTTTTCTTATCTTTCTTTGTTCACATTTATGATGCTTATGTTGGTCACATCCAATAATTTGATCCAGATGTTTTTTGGATGGGAAGGTGTAGGACTTGCTTCTTATTTACTCATTGGTTTTTGGTTTCAGCGCGATTCTGCTAATAAGGCCGCAATGAAAGCTTTTGTAGTTAACCGTGTTGGAGATTTTGGTTTTCTCTTAGGAATATTTAGTATTTTTGTTTTATTCCAATCGGTTGATTTTGCCTCTATTTTTGCAAAAGCTGCAAATAATAGCTTGATACAAAATATGACATTTTTAGGTTGGCAATTTGATGGACAGACGGCAATTACCATTACATGTCTTTTATTATTTATTGGTGCGATGGGAAAATCAGCACAATTTCTTTTACATACTTGGCTTCCTGATGCAATGGAAGGACCAACACCTGTATCAGCGCTTATTCATGCTGCTACAATGGTAACGGCTGGTGTTTTTATGGTTGCGCGTATGTCGCCAATTTTTGAACTTTCTTCGACTGCTTTGACTGTGATTATTATTGTTGGAGCAACAACAGCGTTTTTTGCAGCAACTGTGGGGTTGGTGCAGAATGATATTAAACGTGTTATTGCTTATTCTACATGCTCTCAACTTGGTTATATGTTTGTGGCATTAGGTGTTGGAGCTTATGGCGCTGCTGTTTTTCATCTTTTTACGCATGCTTTTTTTAAAGCCTTGTTGTTTCTTGGTGCAGGTTCTGTCATTCATGCTGTATCTGATGAACAAGATATGCGAAAAATGGGTGGGTTACGCAAACATATAAAGGTCACCTATTGGATGATGATGGTCGGGACCATTGCTTTGACAGGTGTTGGAATTCCAGGAACACTTTTCGGGTCTGCAGGCTTTTTTTCAAAAGATGCGATTATAGAGTCTGCTTTTGCATCCCATAATATTGCTTCAGGATATGCTTTTTATCTTCTTGTTTTTGCGGCTTTATTAACAAGTTTCTATTCATGGCGGCTTATCTTTATGACATTCCATGGTAAACCACGTGCAACAGTTGATGTTATGCATCATGTTCATGAATCGCCGCCAGTTATGTTGATTCCACTCTTTCTTTTATCTATTGGAGCAATATTTTCTGGTGTTGTTTTCCAACCTTACTTTTTTGGCGATTTGTATGATGTTTTTTGGAAGGGAGCATTATTTACAAGCAGCCACAATCACATTCTTCATGAAGTCCACCATGTCTTTGATTGGGTAAAATGGTCGCCATTTATAGCGATGGTTCTTGGGTTTATCTTAGCTTATTTATTTTATGTTTCTATTCCATCTCTTCCTAAGAAAATGGTCCGTATTATGCCAGGAGTATATAACTTTCTTTACCAAAAATGGTATTTCGATCAATTATATAACTTTTTGTTTGTTCGTCCTACCTTTAGAATTGGTTCTTTTCTTTGGAAAGTGGGAGACGGTAAGATTATTGATGGTCTAGGTCCTAATGGTATTGCAGCACGTGTTGTTGATATTACAAATAGAGTTGTTCGAATGCAAACAGGCTATCTTTACCACTATGCATTTGCAATGCTTATCGGTATTGTATTGCTTATTACATGGATGATGATCGGGGGCGTAAATTAA
- the nuoN gene encoding NADH-quinone oxidoreductase subunit NuoN, with amino-acid sequence MQTEIIAQLVLILPELLIALGAVVLLMIGVFSNTRASLTVTGLAMALLVATIIILIVFPKNGSFQTNALVIDSFSRYMKILMLIGALFSLIMSVGFANAQKFNIFEFPVLVLLATLGMMFMISAGNMLSLYMGLELQSLALYVLAAINRNNVKSSEAGIKYFVLGALSSGLLLYGISLLYGFTGQIGFHEIALALKGKNLQLGVIFGIVFILAGLAFKISAVPFHMWTPDVYEGAPTPITAFFAGAPKIAAMALIIRIIVMTFIPLGCVDNVMPAWQQILVFMALASMILGAFAAIGQTNIKRLMAYSSIGHMGYALVGLAAGDILGVKSVILYMTIYLGMTIGSFAFILGMRSSNGNIENIYDLSGLIKTNPFMAVVMTIQLFSLASIPPMAGFFGKWYTFSAAVHAGLTPLAVVGMIASVVGAFYYLRVIKIMWFDEAKVHFIALSNELQFCLGLSALFILFYTLFGIWFAELAEKAATALF; translated from the coding sequence ATGCAAACTGAAATAATAGCCCAATTAGTTTTAATTCTTCCAGAGCTTTTAATTGCGTTAGGAGCTGTAGTGCTGCTTATGATTGGTGTTTTTTCTAATACACGTGCTTCTTTAACAGTGACGGGTTTAGCGATGGCACTTCTTGTGGCAACCATTATTATTCTTATAGTTTTTCCGAAAAATGGTTCATTTCAAACCAATGCGCTCGTTATCGATTCCTTTAGTCGTTATATGAAAATTTTAATGCTTATTGGTGCACTCTTTTCTCTTATCATGTCTGTTGGTTTTGCCAATGCACAAAAGTTTAATATATTTGAATTTCCAGTGCTTGTTCTTTTAGCAACCCTTGGAATGATGTTTATGATTTCAGCGGGTAATATGCTGTCGCTTTATATGGGGTTAGAACTGCAATCGTTAGCTTTATATGTTTTAGCAGCGATTAATCGTAATAATGTAAAATCTTCTGAAGCCGGTATAAAATACTTTGTTTTAGGAGCATTATCTTCAGGGTTGCTGCTTTATGGTATTTCTTTGCTTTATGGTTTTACCGGTCAAATTGGTTTTCACGAAATTGCTCTTGCTTTAAAAGGTAAAAATTTACAATTGGGGGTCATTTTTGGAATTGTCTTTATTTTAGCTGGTTTGGCTTTCAAAATTTCTGCTGTTCCATTTCATATGTGGACACCTGATGTTTATGAAGGAGCGCCAACACCGATTACAGCATTTTTTGCTGGTGCCCCTAAAATTGCTGCAATGGCTTTAATCATCCGTATTATTGTGATGACCTTTATTCCCCTAGGGTGCGTTGATAACGTGATGCCTGCATGGCAACAAATTTTGGTCTTCATGGCACTTGCATCAATGATACTTGGTGCTTTTGCTGCAATTGGTCAGACCAACATTAAGCGTTTAATGGCTTATTCATCAATCGGTCATATGGGATATGCGCTTGTTGGTTTAGCTGCTGGAGATATTCTTGGTGTAAAAAGTGTTATTCTTTATATGACTATTTATCTTGGTATGACGATTGGTTCGTTTGCATTTATTCTTGGGATGCGGTCTAGCAATGGAAATATTGAAAATATCTATGATCTTTCAGGATTGATAAAGACGAATCCGTTTATGGCTGTTGTGATGACGATACAGCTTTTCTCGTTAGCAAGCATACCTCCTATGGCTGGTTTTTTTGGAAAGTGGTATACATTTTCTGCCGCTGTTCATGCTGGACTTACTCCACTTGCTGTCGTTGGTATGATAGCGTCTGTTGTCGGGGCTTTTTACTATTTGCGAGTCATTAAAATTATGTGGTTTGATGAAGCAAAGGTGCATTTTATTGCTTTGTCGAATGAGCTTCAATTTTGTCTCGGTCTTTCTGCATTGTTCATTTTATTTTATACGCTTTTTGGAATTTGGTTTGCTGAGTTGGCAGAAAAAGCAGCAACCGCATTGTTTTAA